CTTGCAGCAGTCGTCGAGGCTGAGCTCGACGCCATCTGCCGGGACGACTCCTTCCTGCGCCGCCTGTGGCAGAGTTCGGAGCTTCCGATCCCGCCAGCCCTGACATTACTTTCCTGAGAGCCTATAAATGGCCCCATGCCGAAGCGCTTTTTTCAGCTATCTGACGCCGTAGAACTCCCGCACCGCTGGGCTCTGGGGATGCCCAGGGATGGTCAGGGCCTCAAAATGGATGACGATCAGTTCATGCGCGGAACGCCCGTCCACACCAAGGAACGGTTGAGAATACCCATCGAGATTGCGGGAGCGCCGCTGGACTTCACGGAGGCGGGCATCATGATCCCGGTGGTCCATGTTCGGGTCGCGTCCATGTTCGCGGAGCTGGCCCCGGATGATGTGCAACTGATCCCCGTGGACGTAGAGGGCCAGCCAGAGCAGTACCTCATCCTCGTTGCTACGTGCCTCATCCGCTGTATCGACGAAACAGCATCCCGGATCCAGCTCTGGACTCATGAAGACGGGCTCCCAGACATGGTCGGTCGTTATGCCTCCGTGCGGGGCCTGCGCATCGACAAGGCCAAGGTGGGAAGCGCCAAGGTGTTCCGGTGCGAGGGATGGACGGGCCCGCTGATCGTCTCAGAGGAAATCAAGGCCGCATTGGATGGCATGGGCGCCACGGGCACGAGGTTTGAGGAGGTCTAGTCCGGGCCCCGGGGAGGCGGCGCCCGTTTTCGATCACTCGGGCCGGTCGAGCACTGGTGGAGCCCTGCACGTCGGACAGCTCCAGCTCGGTCCGGTGGCGCTGCCTCGAAGCGCTCCAACTCGGGCCCGGTGGTGCGCCGTAGGTGGCCTTCACCTCGCCTGCAACGAAATCGGAGGACACCTCGAGCCCCGCGGTTGCAAGCCATGACGGCCACACCCAAAGCCAGCAACGCGGCTCGTGGGTGGCCCAACGTCCGCACCTCGCTGTGGAGCACGGATTCCAAACGCCCGAACATGCCTTCAATGCTCCAGCGGTGGCGGTACAGCCTCGCCACCTGTTGCGCTCCCAGGCGCTCGGCAGGCGCGTTCGTCAACAGACGGATGACGGTCTCCATCCTCGGTTGGCTCATCCAAGTGCAACTCAATGCGGCGCAAAGGCAGGTGCCGTCCTGTTCCATCCTCAATCTGAACGACCTGCTCGAACACGACGCCCGTCTCCACTCGGCCCACCTCCTGCAGAGCCCCTACCGGCTCCGGGTGAGGAGAAACGCCATGCTCACGGATGAGGAAGGCCGCCCCTTTGTCATGAATGGCAAACAGAATACCCGGCTGCTCTCCCGGGCCCTCTCAAGGAGCCACTACGCAACACCTTGAAAGGGGTGGGCTTGATGTCTATTCGATGGCCCGAGGAGAGGGCTTGAGGCCCCGCTGGAGCGCCTGGGTGAGTTGCTCCATGTCCTCCACCCGGATGTCGCGCAGCAGGAGGCGAGCGCTCCACCCCCGCCTGTCGGTGCGGGCGTAGAGCTTCACCGGGTTCTGGGTGTTCTCCGCGAGGTACTGCCGGAGCGTGTCGCAGTAGCGCTGGAAGGCCTGCGCATAGCGCTCCTGCGGCGTCCTGCTCCGCCGATCGCGCTCGCCGAGGATGGCCTGGCGCAGGTCTTCCATCGTGCAGTCGGCGAAGGGCTTCGTCATCGTCAGCCCGCCCCTCCGGGGAATCTGGATGGGCGTATCGCCCGGCTCCCGCCGGTTCTCGGGGACGACGGCGACTCGCCAGTACTCCAGCAGGGCGCCCAGACTGGCCATGCCGTACTTCTCGCAGACCTCCCGGGAGAACGTTCGCGAGACGGCGCGGAACCGGACCAGCGTGGCATGAGAGAGCACCCGCACATGCTGCCGGAAGTACTCGCGCGTGGTGCGGTAGCCCTCGTTCACCGCTCGCCGGTAAAGCACCATGTGGTCGTAGATCTCGCCGATCTCGTAGTGGCCAGCAGGGCCCCGCATCAGGCACTGGAGAATGGTGTCGCGCACCTGATCGAGCGTCATCGTATGAAGGTTGGGGGTGTTGCCCGCACTCAGCTCCCGCGTCTGCAGCATGACTTCTTCCTTTGGAGGGGGTTGGACCGCCCGGTGACGCAGAGCAGGAACCGCGCCAGCCGGAAGTCAGAGCGGGATGGGGCTCCCGGAGTCCACGGCGCGAGACGGGCCGTCCGGAACCGTGGACGGGGATCTGTTCGCTAACCGGAAAGACCCTCCATCCAGGCTGGCAAGCCCCTGGACTCAGTGGAGGGCGCCATGGAACAAAGCACTCTCCGGCTGCCTTCTCTGGCAGAGTGGGAATGAGTGAGGCAATGAATCCGCAGCCCGATAGGTGGTCCCACGTCTTCAATGCCCTCCCGGAGCCGGCCTACCTCGTAGACGACACGGGCAGACTCCAGGCCATCAGCGCCGCCGGGGCCCGCGCCCTGGGCAAAGAGTCCGGAGAGCTGCTCGGCCGCCGCTGGGGCGAGCTGGAAGCCGAGCTCCAGGTGCTCGCCCGCCTGGAGTCCGAGTGGGCGCGTTCGCTCGCCACCGGTACCCCCTCCACCCTGGAGCTGTCCTGGCCCGCCCCCGAGGGCCCTCGCCTCCACGCCTTCCAGCTCACGCCCGTGCCCGGAGAGGCCGGCAAGCCCTGGGTGCTCATCACCGCCCGCCCTCTCTCCGAGGCCGAGGCCGTACACGCCCGCGCCCTGGAGCTGGAGCAGGCCGCCCGCGCCGAGGTCGAAGCCGCCGAGCGCCGCCGCTCCTTCCTCTACCAGGCGATGAGCACCCTCTTCGCCCACCCGCCAGACCCCCAGGGCATGTACACCCTGCTGGCGCACCTGGCGGTGCCGGACCTGGCCGACTGGTGCCTCGTG
This portion of the Hyalangium ruber genome encodes:
- a CDS encoding imm11 family protein; amino-acid sequence: MPKRFFQLSDAVELPHRWALGMPRDGQGLKMDDDQFMRGTPVHTKERLRIPIEIAGAPLDFTEAGIMIPVVHVRVASMFAELAPDDVQLIPVDVEGQPEQYLILVATCLIRCIDETASRIQLWTHEDGLPDMVGRYASVRGLRIDKAKVGSAKVFRCEGWTGPLIVSEEIKAALDGMGATGTRFEEV
- a CDS encoding transposase, which gives rise to MEQDGTCLCAALSCTWMSQPRMETVIRLLTNAPAERLGAQQVARLYRHRWSIEGMFGRLESVLHSEVRTLGHPRAALLALGVAVMACNRGARGVLRFRCRRGEGHLRRTTGPELERFEAAPPDRAGAVRRAGLHQCSTGPSDRKRAPPPRGPD